The Salvelinus sp. IW2-2015 linkage group LG32, ASM291031v2, whole genome shotgun sequence genome includes the window GGAGGGTCATCTCAGGATGAGcctcttttagtgtcctaagttttcataactgtgaRTGTTAGTGTCTTAAccactgttccacaggtgcatgttcatgtttatggttcattgaaaaagcataggaaacagtgtttaaaccctttacaatgaagatctgtgaagttatttggatttttacgaattatctttgaaagacctggtcctgaaaaagggaaaacattttgttgctgtgtttgtgtgtgtgtatatatacatatacgtaTATGtgaccgccaaaccggtcatgctggaggatgttgcaggcagcagaacgttctccacggcgtctccagactctgtcatgtctgtcacatgtgctcagtgtgaacctgctttcatctgtgaagagcgaatggcagtggcgaatttgccaatcttggtgttctctggcaaatgccaaacatcctgcacggtgttgggctgtaagcacaacccccacctgtggacgtcgggccctcataccaccctcatggagtctgtttctgaccgtttgagcagacacatgcacatttgtggcctgctggaggtcattttgcagggctctggcagtgctcctcctgcctcctccttccacaaaggcggaggtagcggtcctgctgctgggttgttgccctcctacggcctcctccacgtctcctgatgtactggcctgtctcctggtagcgcctccatgctctggacactacgctgacagacacagcaaaccttcttgccacagctcgcattgatgtgccatcctggatgagctgcactacctgagccacttgtgtgggttgtagactccgtctcatgctaccactagagtgaaagcaccgccagcattcaaaagtgaccaaaacatcagccaggaagcataggaactgagaagtggtctgtggtcaccacctgcagaaccactcctttattgggggtgtcttgctaattgcctataatttccaccttttgtctattccatttgcacaacagcatgtgaaattttgatttcacagaagtgtgattgacttggagttacattgtgttgtttaagtgttccctttatttttttgagcagtgtgtgtatatatatatatatatgcgtgTATATGTacacccatatatatatatttctatacacatatatacagtatatcacaaaagtgagtacacccctcacattctttttaaatatttgagtatatcttttcatgtgacaacactgaacaaatgacactttgctacattgtaaagtagtgagtgtacagcttgtataacagtgtaaatttgctgtcccctcaaaataactcaacacacagccatccatgtctaaaccgctggcaacaaaagtgagtacaacccctaagtgaaaatgtcKaaattgggcccaattagccattttccctcacCGAGGGAGGGAAGTCccagtctgcttgtcttcagcaaactgtttgcgggctttcttgtgcatcatctttagaagaggcttccttctgggacttCCTTCTCTACCCAtgactcacttttgtgatatactgtgtatatatatatatatatatatatatatgtatacatatatacatgtatgtgaatatatatgtttgtgtatatatatacatatatgtatatgtgtgtgtttctatgtgtgtatgtgtgtgtgtatatatacgcGCTACTGCTTGACAAAagaaaatcttggtcgaccaacaacctatcgaccaaacaatcgacccgTTGACTAATTGGGGTCATCCCTAATCCACATTAACGTGTTTAGAAacttctattcttatttacaataaaaatgactccaaaatgacacaatccattaatttctattgggcactaaatctgaaacacaactaaaataaactgcaaatgcatccaagctTGATGTTGTCATTGCATTCTAGGACCAAATGCTAAACTTTTGACAACTTTATTTATAAGATTATTTAGGGGTgtcaattttgacccctaccctttttgagaaaaaataaCTATTACTTGTTAACAAAGTCTTTCTGAATAATTgttttagtataaaataatataatggagcatacaatatagctcagtatttgaattgtttattttatacaattattactgctcatctttatcaaggatgtCAATCATTTCTGACCCCTCTGTATATGTACCYTACCGGTATCTCTGTTTAATTAATGCACAATTGAGATTGTGACTATATTCGTCCTTCTGACTATTTCAGGCTAACCGTAATATGATGCCGAGTGAGAGGAAAGGGAAAACTGCTGAAACTCCAGTGGTTCCTCCTCGACCCACAGAAGAGGTAGGCTTGGATGATTTGACTGATCAGGATTTATAATCGTATCTATCAGTTATCCTGTGTCATGGTGGCTCTTATAGGAGGATTTTGTCTTATGTTTCCAGGAGATAAACAGACCAGCCAGACGTGGTcagcaaaatacaaaaaaagacaatCCGGTAAGCGCACGCACATACgctcacacaccatacacacacacgcacactcactccTTATCTGTAATTTATTTTCTAGGACCAATGTGATGATGAATGCCTTAAAGAGGGTGAATCTCTCTTCCCGGTGgtaaaagaggagggagagaacaagGACGAAGGAGAGGCCGTGGTTAAACCTACAGATAGCACATCAGTAAGagtttgttttcattttattttctacATCCCTCTCGGCGTGTATCCACAAAGCTTCTCGGAGTAggagcgctgatctaggatcagtttgggcTTTTAGAACGTAATGAATATGATTTATATTGACAGGTGGGATCCTGATCCTAGATAAGCACTCATACTCTGATACGCTTTAGGAATACGGGCACAGTACTCTATCCTTGCTGTGTCCATGCAAATATCAGGGTTTCACTTCAATTCAGTTAAGATTATTCCATGATTAAATGCTGGTATTTTCCAGATTTTCTCAATGTTTCTAACAGACACTATGAGGTAACCAAATTAACACTTCCCTTTACTTGCCCTTTGCGTTAATGTATTGATTTGTATTCTATTGTTCTTAGGCCAAGATGCGAGAACCCACGAGACACAATCCATTCATGCCACGCGGTGCTGGAGGCAAGGTAACGTTCAAACCTCTATTTTCATGCACACACATCTGTTGATCTCCCATTGTGTACATTGTAGTTCCCTTCCTCCAGGTGTTAACTATGGTTTACAATATGCATGTTATGGTTCCGTTGTGGGATAACTGTTAGTCCTCTCGTGTAAAAGTTGTTATTTTTGATTTGTGTCTGTTTCAGGGTAAAACCAAGAAGCGTGAACCCCAGCAGGGAGCTTCAGGCAGTGACTCAACAGAGGTAGCTCTGCACCCTGACACTCCTACTAACACTGTTCTGCCAGATACCGGTACTGTTTTAATGGATATCTACTGTACAACCGTCACTCCTGAGGTTTTGTTTGTGTATGCGATGGCTTGACTGCCACAGCTAACAGACTGTAAAGTGGCCCAGGATTGCAAAATGGCCGTCACATGAGGTCTATTAGATGACTAGCTCTTTTTTTCTCGGTCACTGGAAGGATTTCCCCACACGGTATTCTCTGACTCCCAACTAAGAAAAGGATGTTCTTTTTTAAATCTtctgttcttttttctttctatctctACCTACCAAACACCCAGCCACACCACCTCGCCCCTTACTTTGCATTGTGAATTGATTAGATTGCTATTTGCGTAAACTTGTTCCCCTGCTTCCTGTTTCTTTGAACCCTGGAAGATTTTAGATGCTCCACTTCTGCAAAACAGCAGAGAAAGGAACTGAAATCCAAAATCGCAACTTGAAATCTGAAACTGACACGTATTTTCTCATTTCTGGCCAGTGAATCTGATCTCTGATTAATTGTCTCTATATCTTGGTTGCTACACTGGCAGCAAAAACATTGGTTTGCCAAGAAATATTCTACTTTTCTTTAGTGTGTAGAATGTATACATAACAGCATGTCATTTATCACCCCTGCCCTCTCAGAACAAAGGTGGAAATAAATCATTATTCGACCAATTGGAGGTATTCCGTATTAATCCAGCGGAGCCAGAGCAGCAGGTTGGTATCTGTAAACAATGTTAATAATATCAATCTGTGCTCTTAAATACCCACAGATTTACTTTTCACTCTTGGTTTCCTCTCACTAACTGCCACGGAGTTGTGCATttgatttaaatagatttttgatTGAAAAGTATGACTTTCTGAAGCTGATTTAGGAAAATGTGTGTCTCAGCAGAATATGGATGGCCTGATGGAGTGGTGGAGCACAGTGGAGCGTGAGTCCGAAACATGCACACAGTACTGGCGTAGGGGTATTCCTTAAACTTGATCCAAATGATGCCCTTTCTCTTTTGCTGCAGAGTGGGAAGACATGCCTCAAGAGGATGACATGACTGAAAAAGAGGAGGCCAAGTAAGTGATTCCTTATGTTGGGTGTTACCTTATGTGCGTGCACCTGTATAGAACAGCCATGTTATAAAGCTGGTAAATGGGTACATCATACTATAGTAAGTAAGCATGGATAATACTAATTCATCTAAACTTGTTTTCCAGGGTGTTTGCAGTAACAGCTGAGAAGGTGCAGAAAGGTATCCGTGTGTTCAACAAGCTSTTCTCAGAGCGTGCAGAGAGCCTGTGGCAGCACGTCATTGACCTTAACAGCATTGCAGACGCCCTCGACTGTTTCAACAAGAAGACTAAGATCGCCCAAATCACTGGCGGTTCCACCAGTGCGGTAGGAGGCGTATGTACCATTGTAGGCCTCGCCCTGGCCCCTGTCACCTTCGGAACCTCCCTGATTGTCACGGCGGTGGGGCTGGGTGTGGCCACGGCGGGCGGCCTCACCACGGCTGGAGCCGGAATCTCCAACACGGTCAACAACTCCATGGACCGCAAGAAGGTGGAGGCCATCGTGACGGACTACCAGGAGAAGATAACCGACATCAACAAGTGCATGCTGTTCATCAAGCAAGGGATTGAGAGCCTGCGCAGGTTCGATCTGCTGAAGATGAAGAAGCACGCGTACAACCGTGACTTCCCGGGCCTCAACAACATCTACGAGGATGGCGCCATGGCTGGAAAGGCCATCCTCATTAACGCCAATGAGATGATGCGTGTGGTGCAGATAGCCAACGTGGCMGGCAGCACRGCGGCCAGAGCTGTCCAGATTGCCAGCATGGCCACCGGAGTGCTCACCGGCCTCTTTGTGGGcatggacatctactttgtggccaAGGACTCCAAGGAGCTGAAGAAGGGAGCCAAGTCAGAGTTTGCAGCCAAGATCAGGGAGGTGGCGACCCAGCTGCATGATGGACTGGTGGAGCTCAATGGCATACGGGTTGAGCTGCAGTCCTCAGATCCAGGCAACACCAATGAGACTAAKACCCAAAACACAGATAATACCAATTACAGCAAAAAAACGGACGTCTCTGATGACGATATTGACAACTATAAAACCTCTGACAACAAAAGCATTGTTGACAACAGCAATACTTCAGATAACAGCTATAAGACCAGAAAATCCTAAACTGTATTTCCAACCCATCTCTACAACGACACATCCTGTCAGCATTAACACTACTAGTAGCAACGTGGCTCTGATTCCTAAGTCTCTCTTTCATAGCACAAGCYCCCATGCCTGAAACATTTTTTGTTACAGACTGCAAAAATAGAACCAGATAATATCTCCAGTCATCACTGGCTTGGGTTAAGAACTGTTATTTAAACTTACCtctgtaatatctaacaaaataTTATATTGTACGACGAGCCCATGTCCACATTTTCCCTTGTCTTGCCCCATAGAGTTGTATTGTAGTTGTGCGCATTGTGCCTGTCTCGACAATATTATCTACAGGACTTTATGAAAAGTAAGGGTTGTAAGTTAAATCTGTTTGTTCATGGGGGCAGGAAACAGTTCACAGATGAAAATTATGGAAATATGTWaaaaaaaacatgacatacaTTCTCATGCTCATTATGGAAGGGATCATTGTATCTATATTTTCTAATACAGACTAATGTAAAAAGCAAAACGTAATATTTTAAAGTTCAGCCAAATATTTTGATGGTTTTGATTTTTgatagagatacacacacaatctTTATACATATCTATGgtacaatacatacacatacagtaccagtcaaaggtttggacacctactcattcaagggtttttctttatttttactgatttctattattgtagaataatagtgaatacatcaaaactatgaaataacacagatggaatcatgtagtaatcaaaaaagtgttaaaatatattttgatttgtttatgcttcggaaagtattcagaccacttgactttttccacattttgttacgttacagccttattctaaaattgattagtcccccccccctcaatctacacacaataccccataatgacaaagcaaaaacaggtttttagaacattttgctaatttatcggcagcaattacagccttgagtcttcttgggtgtgacgctacaagcttggcacacctgtatttggggagtttctcccattcttctctgccgatcctcttaagctctgtcaggttggatggggagcatggctgcacagctattttaggtctctccagagacattcgatcgggttcaagtccgggctctggctcctgtgttgtcttggctgtgtgattagggtcattgtcctgttggaaggtgaacctttgccccaggctgaggtcctgagtgttctggaWcagggtttcatcaaggatctctctgtactttgcgccattacatctttgccttgatcctgactagtctcccagtccctgctgctgaaaaacatccccacagcattatgctgccaccacgcttcaccgtaggtatggtgccaggtgtcTTCCAAACGTGATGCTTGGRattcaggccaaagagttcaatcttggtttcatcagaccagagaatcttgtttctcatggtctgagagtctttaggtgcctttaggaaaactacaagtgggctgtcatgtgccttttactgagtagtggcttccatctggccactcttccataaaggcctgattggtggagtgctgcagagatggttgtccttctggaaggttctcctatctccacagaggaactctagagcactgtcagagtgaccatcgggttcttggtcaccttcctgaccaaggcccttctccccRgattgctcagtttggcagggcagccagctgtaggaagagtSTTGGtggttccatttaagaaagatggaggcaACTGTTTAGAAAGCACTTTTGCTACACCTGCCATAACAGCTGCTAAATAtgtctatgtgaccaatacaatttgatttcttgggg containing:
- the LOC111956642 gene encoding uncharacterized protein isoform X3, yielding MNKLNPFKSTPKDNEDTKLLGDKERQEEDKQKTVKSNLIQRERKERTETQPAVPPRPTEEELKDIALHDRLKKRETDDNQANRNMMPSERKGKTAETPVVPPRPTEEEINRPARRGQQNTKKDNPDQCDDECLKEGESLFPVVKEEGENKDEGEAVVKPTDSTSAKMREPTRHNPFMPRGAGGKGKTKKREPQQGASGSDSTENKGGNKSLFDQLEVFRINPAEPEQQQNMDGLMEWWSTVEQWEDMPQEDDMTEKEEAKVFAVTAEKVQKGIRVFNKLFSERAESLWQHVIDLNSIADALDCFNKKTKIAQITGGSTSAVGGVCTIVGLALAPVTFGTSLIVTAVGLGVATAGGLTTAGAGISNTVNNSMDRKKVEAIVTDYQEKITDINKCMLFIKQGIESLRRFDLLKMKKHAYNRDFPGLNNIYEDGAMAGKAILINANEMMRVVQIANVAGSTAARAVQIASMATGVLTGLFVGMDIYFVAKDSKELKKGAKSEFAAKIREVATQLHDGLVELNGIRVELQSSDPGNTNETXTQNTDNTNYSKKTDVSDDDIDNYKTSDNKSIVDNSNTSDNSYKTRKS
- the LOC111956642 gene encoding uncharacterized protein isoform X2; this encodes MNKLNPFKSTPKKDNEDTKLLGDKERQEEDKQKTVKSNLIQRERKERTETQPAVPPRPTEEELKDIALHDRLKKRETDDNQANRNMMPSERKGKTAETPVVPPRPTEEEINRPARRGQQNTKKDNPDQCDDECLKEGESLFPVVKEEGENKDEGEAVVKPTDSTSAKMREPTRHNPFMPRGAGGKGKTKKREPQQGASGSDSTENKGGNKSLFDQLEVFRINPAEPEQQNMDGLMEWWSTVEQWEDMPQEDDMTEKEEAKVFAVTAEKVQKGIRVFNKLFSERAESLWQHVIDLNSIADALDCFNKKTKIAQITGGSTSAVGGVCTIVGLALAPVTFGTSLIVTAVGLGVATAGGLTTAGAGISNTVNNSMDRKKVEAIVTDYQEKITDINKCMLFIKQGIESLRRFDLLKMKKHAYNRDFPGLNNIYEDGAMAGKAILINANEMMRVVQIANVAGSTAARAVQIASMATGVLTGLFVGMDIYFVAKDSKELKKGAKSEFAAKIREVATQLHDGLVELNGIRVELQSSDPGNTNETXTQNTDNTNYSKKTDVSDDDIDNYKTSDNKSIVDNSNTSDNSYKTRKS
- the LOC111956642 gene encoding apolipoprotein L2 isoform X4; this encodes MMPSERKGKTAETPVVPPRPTEEEINRPARRGQQNTKKDNPDQCDDECLKEGESLFPVVKEEGENKDEGEAVVKPTDSTSAKMREPTRHNPFMPRGAGGKGKTKKREPQQGASGSDSTENKGGNKSLFDQLEVFRINPAEPEQQQNMDGLMEWWSTVEQWEDMPQEDDMTEKEEAKVFAVTAEKVQKGIRVFNKLFSERAESLWQHVIDLNSIADALDCFNKKTKIAQITGGSTSAVGGVCTIVGLALAPVTFGTSLIVTAVGLGVATAGGLTTAGAGISNTVNNSMDRKKVEAIVTDYQEKITDINKCMLFIKQGIESLRRFDLLKMKKHAYNRDFPGLNNIYEDGAMAGKAILINANEMMRVVQIANVAGSTAARAVQIASMATGVLTGLFVGMDIYFVAKDSKELKKGAKSEFAAKIREVATQLHDGLVELNGIRVELQSSDPGNTNETXTQNTDNTNYSKKTDVSDDDIDNYKTSDNKSIVDNSNTSDNSYKTRKS
- the LOC111956642 gene encoding uncharacterized protein isoform X1, whose translation is MNKLNPFKSTPKKDNEDTKLLGDKERQEEDKQKTVKSNLIQRERKERTETQPAVPPRPTEEELKDIALHDRLKKRETDDNQANRNMMPSERKGKTAETPVVPPRPTEEEINRPARRGQQNTKKDNPDQCDDECLKEGESLFPVVKEEGENKDEGEAVVKPTDSTSAKMREPTRHNPFMPRGAGGKGKTKKREPQQGASGSDSTENKGGNKSLFDQLEVFRINPAEPEQQQNMDGLMEWWSTVEQWEDMPQEDDMTEKEEAKVFAVTAEKVQKGIRVFNKLFSERAESLWQHVIDLNSIADALDCFNKKTKIAQITGGSTSAVGGVCTIVGLALAPVTFGTSLIVTAVGLGVATAGGLTTAGAGISNTVNNSMDRKKVEAIVTDYQEKITDINKCMLFIKQGIESLRRFDLLKMKKHAYNRDFPGLNNIYEDGAMAGKAILINANEMMRVVQIANVAGSTAARAVQIASMATGVLTGLFVGMDIYFVAKDSKELKKGAKSEFAAKIREVATQLHDGLVELNGIRVELQSSDPGNTNETXTQNTDNTNYSKKTDVSDDDIDNYKTSDNKSIVDNSNTSDNSYKTRKS